GGCCCGGCGAGCATGTCGGGCGGGAAGCCCCGGCCATGGTCGTGCACGCACAAGTGCACGACGCCGTCCGCGTGTTCGGCGCCGAGGGTGATGCGGCCCGGTCCGGAGGGGCCGGAGTGTCGCAGGGCGTTGTCCAGGAGGTTGTGCAGGACTTGGCGCAGCCGTATCGGATCGAGGTTGGCGGTCGCTTCGCGGCTGTCGGCACATTCCACGGTGACCGTCGAGCCCTCGGCGGTGGCGCGGGCGCGGAACGCCTCGGCCGCGTCGGTGAGCAGCCGCGGCAGGGACACCGGTTCGCGGCGCAGCGGGAGCCGGCCCTGTCGAGTGCGGGCAAGGACAAGGAGATCCTCGGCGAGCCCGACGAGGCGGTCGGTCTCGGCAGCGGCGGAGCGTATGGCGGCTTCGAGTTCGGTGCGGCCGCGCGGGCGAGCCGTGGCCAGTTCGAGCTGGGCCCGCAGCAGGGCCAGCGGAGTGCGCAGTTCGTGTCCTGCGGTGTCGATGAAGCGGTGCTCGCGTTCCAGCGCCTCTTGGAGGCGCGCGAGCATGGCGTTGAGGGTGCGCGCGAGACGGGCCAGTTCGTCCCCGGTCGGCGGGACGGTAAGGCGCCGTTCGAGCTCGGTCTCGGAGATCGCGGCGGCCTCCCGGCGGATGCGCTCGACCGGTCGCAGGGCCGCGCCAGCGAGCAGCCAGCCCGCGTACGAGGACGCCGCCAGGGCGAGCGGGCCGCCGATGAGCAGCAGGAGCAGCAGCCGGTCCAGCGCCTCCGCGCGGTCACCGAGCGGTGCACCGACGACGAGAACTGCGGGCTGTGCGACCGTCCCCGGCAGGCGAACGGGCAGGGCGAGCAGCCGGGCGGGGTCGTCGATGCCCACGACATGACGGCTGAGGAAGACCGGCTTGGTGACGGTTCGTGTGGTGCCCGGCGGCAGCATGGGAGCGGCCGCGACGGCCGGGGTCGTCTCGACGACGTCGCCGTGCGGCGTGAGGATCTGGCCGAACGACTCGTCGGGGTCGATGAGTCCGCGGCCCGCGTCCAGCGGGGCCCGTTCGCGCTGGGCCAGCGAGCTGACGGTAGCCGCGGCCCGTGCGCGTAGGTCGAGGTCGACTGCGCGGGTCAGCTCGGTACCCATCCGGGTGTAGAGGAAGGCGCCCAGCGCGGTCAGCACCACCGCCATCGCCAGACAGAAGGCGAGTGTGAGGCGGAGCCGGACGGGGAGCCTAGCTGACGGGCCGCGCATGATCCGCGTGCTCCCTGCGGTCGTCTCTCAGCCAGTAGCCGGCGCCCCGGGAGGTGCGCAGCGAC
Above is a genomic segment from Streptomyces sp. R21 containing:
- a CDS encoding ATP-binding protein, coding for MRGPSARLPVRLRLTLAFCLAMAVVLTALGAFLYTRMGTELTRAVDLDLRARAAATVSSLAQRERAPLDAGRGLIDPDESFGQILTPHGDVVETTPAVAAAPMLPPGTTRTVTKPVFLSRHVVGIDDPARLLALPVRLPGTVAQPAVLVVGAPLGDRAEALDRLLLLLLIGGPLALAASSYAGWLLAGAALRPVERIRREAAAISETELERRLTVPPTGDELARLARTLNAMLARLQEALEREHRFIDTAGHELRTPLALLRAQLELATARPRGRTELEAAIRSAAAETDRLVGLAEDLLVLARTRQGRLPLRREPVSLPRLLTDAAEAFRARATAEGSTVTVECADSREATANLDPIRLRQVLHNLLDNALRHSGPSGPGRITLGAEHADGVVHLCVHDHGRGFPPDMLAGPPQNPSPDGGSGGLGLAIVGTIAAAHGGQVSLANHPSGGALITVSLPTASAQSGGASAGVQRSARGSDQPR